AAGAAAATTCGATGATGTGTGCATTGATTTCATGTCTTTTCGTTGTGTAATaagataaatgttttaaaattgaaatacattgaagatttttttcaaattcaacGTATATTTCTACCATCTTAGgcatacattattttttatctcaAGCTGTGTTTTTATAAGACAGATTTTCAGTTCGAATGCTAGTGATGCtttaagtgttttaaaaaagtgaataaaatcaaaaatacgGGTATGATCCGTATCTGAAAAGactttcttaaatttcttGGTTTGTTCTTTACCTCTTTGGTAAATTTGAAACCTATTTTAAGGTTCTCATTTCCCCTAGCATTTTGAATGAGCAGCGTTtgtatttttctcagtgcacgGTTGGGTACGCGTCGCCGCTTTGCATACATATGCATTGTGGTTAAGCAATTTGCAGCAAACGAAATGAAAGTGCTAAGCGCATTGGCCGTCAGTTTTCCCCCACCTTTCCTTtggcgagtgtgtgtgtgtggcaggTGCGATATGGAAAAGCTGTCACATAGCTGGATGTGCGGATGTGCGGATGTGTGGATGTGTGGCTATGTGGCTGTGTGCGTGAGCCCATGTATCTTTTTGTGCAACTCCAACTGCGGCTTGCGctaaatttcataatttttgccaGCGTCTGGTGCTGCCGGTGCTTGTCTGGTGTCTCGCAGTCACGTGTCATTCGTATCGCGCCATAAACAAACCCGACTTGCGGCTCCACCAGCCGCCCACTCCGTTGGCATGGAGCATCGTTTGTTATCCCCACAGTACCGGGCCCTTCGCCACCattcgatttatttttatgggtcTTTCCTTCTGCACTTCTGCAGTGGGGATACTTTTTGTGGAGCTCGGCTCAGCCCTCACACTTGTTAACTGAAAATACTTTCTCATGCGTAAAATGCATGACAAGCGAAGCAGACACAGACGTGGACGCATTGAAATGAGGGTGGGGAGAAGAAGGCCACCAAAGGTTATCAACTTTAGACATTGCATCAAGTTCtgataatttgaaaaacatttttttgagttAGTGTTTCTGCAAATCGCAGCGTCATTCACACTTCCATTAAACAGAtcaaaaattacataatttaatactatttttttccttCTAACTTGAGTCTTTTGCAGAACTATCACcgagatagctttaaaactaagcatgtgcaaacataaattaaaattccacTTACTTTGAAAGAcggtttttttaaaaaagtccCACTCAAAATGTTTAGTGACaatacaaactaaaaaaacacCACATTTAAAACAACGCTACAGTAAAAATGGTCTCTCGAAATCATGTttagtttttacttttaaataaatatttttcttaaaatcttATAGCTTCtcaataataattgaaaacgtAGGTGCATAACTAGAAACTGTTCATTAGAGGCATTTTCTGTtcgcaaaacaaatattataacgAAAAGTTCGCTTACTATTTAAGTTTGGCAGTCCGAATTTTTCAACGATTCGTGTGTCAAAagatttgtatttgatttattattttttatatcagTCGTTTAGGAAATAACTTTCTCCGACAGATTACAAAGTAAAACCTGAATACCCTTTTTATGCAGTCTTATTTTTTCTAGAGATTCAAGGTCAAGCCTGATTGTAAAACAACTTGAACTTAGTtgtaagtaaaattaaatatatttatatctttATATCTCAAATGAGAAATCCTATATCGTGACATTAAATATAAGTATTatcataaaaaagaaaaaagcaaacttcggcaaaccgaagtttatattcccttgcagcaattgcaaaatttatattttctttaaaacatctaaatatcgaattatatatattgaagCCGTGACGATTTTTAggtcaattattcgatcgttcctttGGCAGCTCAATGAAATCCTTTTCaggttttaataaatttaaaaaaaaaaattaaaaaaagggaacttacatttgtttcatttagttttgttgttttgattgttcccattgagttataattttcgttccgacttatatactacctgcaattgAAAAACAACTTATGGGATAGCTTTAaagctgagagactagtttgcgtagaaacggacggacggacagacataTCGGCTCTCCTGGAGATGctgatcaggaatatatacactttatagggtcggatatttctccttcactgcgttgcaaacttctgaatgaaattataacaccctctgcaagggtataaaaataagtgaATTCCAGCATAGCTAAGCTCCCCATCTTGCTTGATTATACGCTACCAAACTTCGATGTAGTACTATCTGTTTTAGAAAACTGAACATGCAAATATTGCCACTGTTTGTATTGCcactattttatatttgtgtgTTAATCAGGGGGCCAGTTTAGAAAATCCATCCGCTTTTTTGCTTGTCagtttcctttttctttgtaaTATACGTTTTAATTAcctatttataattttgtgggaacatttttttaattgtttaatctcCATTATTTTTGTGACACCAGATGATTTTTTGGTTGAAATGCCAGGCGTCCCCAAAATCATAGTGGAGTGGAAATGTATGTAAGTTCATAGTTTGAGTAAGGACTTTCAATAAACACAATGcaaaagacaatttttttaaaagcatacTCTTACACACCTTTATAAATGATTTCAAAACCCTAGTGGTTAAATTGTCTTCGTTTTGCTTAGAAACTCCCTCTTAACTTACGGATAGCTTGAGTAAATTGGGGGATGACGGCACAAAAGAAAtcattcaattaaatatgcaatccaaaaaaagccaataaataaaaactcgGAGAACAATGGCCGGAGCAATATCAATTGGGTAAATATTCATCGGAAAAACTGCAAACACAATGAAAACTTTCCGGCtgatgaaatatttaaatggtcgagaaaaaaaatacgcataaaataaacaagataAAGTTGCATCCGCCAGTTGTGAACAATAATTAAAAGGCTTCCCCAGGTCGGCGATTATAATATTTCAACTGATTCCAGAGGAAGTCACTCCCCTTGGCCGTGTTATTACGGTtagaatttattaaacaatcaCCCACATTACTTTTATGTacgaaatataaaatgttgtcTGAAGCTGTAAAAATACTAAGACGATTGTATTGCCTGAATTTCCGAAACTTTAAGCATTTGAGAACATTTGAAACatcaattatttgtttggaaaaaCTCAGTTCCATTTCGTATGTTTGTTTTAAGTCCAAACACTTAATAGAGCTTTCAGTAATCACGCAACTACTTACAAGGAATTATTTGAGGCGTAGTTGTAATATGTCGCTTTGTTTGAATCGTTTTTATAAGCTTTTACATTTaccaatataaaatatactaGTTTTAAAACCAATGGAACAAAACCCcagaattttttgaaaataaatacaaaatatctgTTATAAATTGAGCTGATTTTCCATAGGTTACAATCCGGCAGGAAAAGTTTACCCTATATCTATTTCTTGACATTACCTCAATCTAGTGAATACCCTGtgcaaaaatcaacaaatgcGAAATGGGGGCAACACTAGTAGAGTCTGTTAGTAGCCGCAGGAGAGCCTGGCAgaggaaatttaaaattttcaaatgctGGGCGAGCAAAGAGAAATGAAAAAGGCGTTGAATATGCAGTAGGATCTGGTCGAGGCGGCCTCAGAAATGGCCCAGAAGCTGGCCCAGAGCTGAGTGGATGGCTAACGAACGTTCGGGCGGACAATGTCCTGGGCGGCCAAGAGTTTATCGCTGCACAAGTTTTATGTTAACACTGGCCACAACAAGACCAATGGTAATAGCAATGGCAGGCGAAGAGGCAGCAGCTGCTTGACTCCTTTTTTTGGACACTTTTTGTCTGCTTAGCTCCCGAAAGTGCCACAAATATGGGGCAAAGTGCGGACTCTGCAAGGCCCAACTCCCTCGCCTGATAAGTAAATGAATGTGGCAAGCTCTGGGGCGCGGGCGCAGTTTGCTGTATTTTCAATCATCAAGTAAGAGAAAGCCAGCCATGAGGGTGTTATTAATGTTGCGTTATCAGCAGGTCTCCCCCCCATGACGTAAAATTCATCGTTCCCTTAATGCACTGTTAAAAACGGAACTACAATTAAAAAGAACAAGAAgtatatttgaatatattttctgtataatttgaataatataTTCCAAGGTCAGTTGAATCGGGGGTACTAGAGAAATCatgttataataaaaatgttataataacTTGAGTCTGGAAGACTAATGGGTTCAAGAAagtcttttaataaaacaaatcgaTTCTCATCTCAGTATCGATTTGGATGTGACATGTTCTggcattaaaaatgctttttgtCAGTGCGTTAACCGCAAAATGCACAGCCGGAGCAGCAAGAGCCAACAAGCAACAACCGGCGACCGACAACCAACAACCATCGCGGAGCAGCTGGAGGAGCCGGAGGAGATTCGACCATGAGGATGCAGATTCCCGCTACTGCTCCGTGTTGGCTGCATAAAAACCCAGAAATTAGCATAATTTCAGGCACTCGGGCTGCGATGGCGCAACACTTGCGACCGCAGATAAGGCGCAAAATGAACGCATAGCGTCTTCTGTGCATGTGTTTGTGGGTGCGAGTGTGTGgcggctgtgtgtgtgtgagtgggggtggtggtgggagtgtacacacacacacacacccgaATGGTGGGCGTGATGTTCATCGCTTGTTGTTTCGGTAGCGTTGTGTAAAACTTGCGGCATATGTGGATCCCCGGGCATTAGGCCACGAATTCCGAACACACTTTTACTCGTACGGTCTCAAATACCCAAAAAAGGGCCGAAAGCGTTTTTGACTTAATTATATCTAAACTATATCTATCTAAAGTCCCTGCGTTTGTTAAGGGGCAAATGTAATGAGcctgaaaatgtaatttaaactCCCAAATCACAAACTATTTTTCAGGACCAATTAAAACAATCATTATtgattatgttttattaagaATCTTCAGGCAGTCTTTAAAAAACTCTATAGTGCATTTAAAATTCGCCTCGTTAACCATTGTTCTGGTCCAGAATTCCAGAATTCCCCACTGCACTGCACATATTCCATTGTAATGGTACATAGCGGCATAGGATTTCCATAAAAGCACAACGGCGAAATGCGTGGCAGAAGCTCTTGGACAAGAAAAGTAACCTGCGGCATACAGATTTCCTGTAGGGGTTTTCCAGTGGGACAAATGAAGGGGCAACTGCATATGCATGAGGCTGTCGTTTGGGAAGAGGTTCACCCGCCTAGATTGCAAAGTTTCGATtgacaatattttatttataatctaTCGTTGAGGTACCGAAAATCCCACAGCTAATGCAAGTAGAACACCTCGTTGAAGGCCAACCTTAAAGCCTCCCTTAGACCCAGTCCGTACACCATGCCGTAGAAGATCTTCATGGCCAGTGGGCTTAGAGCAAATCTTAGTGAAAATGATCTGGGGCTGTGGTGATGGAGATGCCTCAGGCCCAGATACTGCTGAAAATGCAGCTGAGCCCGTCCCCAGTGGCGTCGTTCTGAGAACAATCTTCTCCCCTCGGGGTCCCCATTGTTTTCGGGCCCCTCAAAATTATCGATGGGTAACCCAAGCCAGTTTCCGATGGCCGGCAAATAGGAGTCCCGTCGCAGTTGGCGCCTCAGGCCGAAGTCCGCCGCGAAAAGGTACCCAAATCCGGGCGGTGGACTGCCGACAGTGTTCCTTAGTCGGCTGTAGAAGGCCAAACTCCGTTGCAGGCTCATCTTGCGCAGAAAGTGGGTGCGGCGGGGCGGGCGAGTTCGAGACCGTTGATCCGGTGCCGTCAACATCGGCTGGCGGGGGGGCGGACTTGGGCGGCTATGGCGGGGGCGTTGCACGTGCGGCCCATCGCCGATCATCGTGATTTCCGCCACGCAGGAGGGACTTGGTCTGCTCCAAATGCTCGGAGCGCTGCCGCTGGTGGTAACCGACATGTCTGATGGCCGAGATTTGACGGCTGGGCCTTGGAACCCTTTCAAAAACGAGTAATTTTGGAACGGACTGATCGAATGTTCAGCAAAGGCCAActggatccggatccggatcaGTTACATTGGTAAATGTGAGttgtgtaaattaatttacattcaAACATTGCTAAACAGCTAAACGTATTTAAGGGAAACAATTAATAcgcaaattataataaatttacaacGTTAATTTATGTTATCTGGAAGAAACTGCCCCAAAAGTATTCttcttatttcttaaaaacttaaaaggaATAAGGCCATTTTTTCGCATTTGGCATATTTGATTGAATGAGGAGAGGAAATTTGATGCCCTTATTTGCAATAATCTTCTTAAATAGTATTCTTATCTCTTGAAACAATCTTTGTAAGTCAGTTATTTCTAGTGTCAACACGGATTTGTGAGCCGCAGATTATAAACACTACTTTTACTTATGTATTAACACCACCTCCCGTAATATGCCTTCAGGACTTAGAATCCGATCTTAACAGCTTTATAAGCTGGTGCTACTAAACTTACTAGATTATGAATCTTACAaccaaaattatttacattttgtttacaGCGCCTTAACTGGCCAACCGTAGAACGACGCATGGAACTTTCtctatttaaaacataatcgTGGTAAGATTGATAGCCCCAAATTGTCTTCTAACTTTTCTGTGCAAGTAGGCTAATCAAAATCATATTATCCTAAACTAAAGAAAAGGCACAGTTGCAAATGTCAACTTTAATGTTCTTCAGGCGTGTGTGCAGCATGTTATTGATACAATTAgagatatatttaaattaaaattagtttattcaaaacacatggaaaaaaagaaaaataagtcTAGGAACAGTTTCCTTAtttatgtgatttttttttgtcttaagCCCAATTTGGTcatacacccagaaaaaaatccGTATCTAAGACCGAATTTTTAGTTGTACCATGGCGTTCTTGTTTTTTCAAGACCTTGTTCTTAAACTGATACCTTTCGGTGTTGAATAGAACAGCGCGTTTGTGTAACAACAAAAACGTTGGTCTTTTATTCAAACCATTTGaattaaacgaaaactttGGACCATTTGTGTAAAAGATATAAgttgttataattttcataCCATTAGTTCATGCATAGATGGCCCCTTACCATTTGTGTACCGTTTGGTTATAATTGTTATGCCGtttcgtttaattaaaattaaataaatatttttctttaaggAAAAGCATacacaacaagaaaggaagcaaacttcggcaagccgaactacatatacccttgcagttaatgaaaaatttaaacattctcgaaaatattaaaattatgatttacttgcgtacgtgtttaaaaacattgtagCTGTGATGATTAGC
This genomic window from Drosophila gunungcola strain Sukarami chromosome 3R, Dgunungcola_SK_2, whole genome shotgun sequence contains:
- the LOC128252693 gene encoding uncharacterized protein LOC128252693 — encoded protein: MSVTTSGSAPSIWSRPSPSCVAEITMIGDGPHVQRPRHSRPSPPPRQPMLTAPDQRSRTRPPRRTHFLRKMSLQRSLAFYSRLRNTVGSPPPGFGYLFAADFGLRRQLRRDSYLPAIGNWLGLPIDNFEGPENNGDPEGRRLFSERRHWGRAQLHFQQYLGLRHLHHHSPRSFSLRFALSPLAMKIFYGMVYGLGLREALRLAFNEVFYLH